In the genome of Fusarium fujikuroi IMI 58289 draft genome, chromosome FFUJ_chr02, one region contains:
- a CDS encoding related to adult brain protein 239, whose translation MGLLSCIGLRRRNQWEPMTLLDNLISSPLTYLAFLFYHAVLLLRGRPFHPPRDKPAIRVVCISDTHDLKVDIPSGDILIHAGDLTDSGTVADIQKQLDWLREQPHPVKVVVAGNHDSWFDIKSRHEEDARSGAKPNMEGLHYLESGLTVQKIKGRTVNIFGVPDIPSIGPKEFAFQYTQDNHPWLSKVPPQTDILITHCPPKHHLDLGLGDSNLLREVWRVKPRLHVFGHVHFGYGEESAFFDAFQETYERIMSRPRRGLIRDFIPNEAWLDYLRFLAQGLHTVAWKWLMSGPGSNNGSLMVNAAQMKGNSGKVKSRAIVVEI comes from the exons ATGGGCCTCCTCTCCTGCATAGGCCTTCGTCGCCGGAATCAATGGGAGCCCATGACTCTCCTCgacaatctcatctcatcacccttAACATATCTCGCTTTCCTCTTCTACCACGCTGTACTCCTCCTCCGCGGTCGGCCCTTTCACCCACCGCGTGACAAGCCCGCCATTCGCGTCGTCTGCATCTCCGACACACACGATCTCAAAGTCGACATTCCCAGCGGTGACATTCTCATTCATGCGGGAGACCTTACAGATTCTGGTACCGTAGCAGATATTCAGAAACAGCTCGACTGGCTTCGTGAACAACCTCACCCTGTCAAGGTTGTCGTTGCAGGTAACCACGATAGTTGGTTTGACATCAAAAGTCGTCATGAGGAAGATGCACGCTCAGGTGCTAAGCCTAACATGGAGGGCCTTCATTATCTTGAGAGCGGCTTGACGGTGCAAAAGATAAAGGGTCGAACTGTCAATATCTTTGGTGTTCCGGATATTCCAAGCATTGGTCCCAAGGAGTTTGC CTTCCAATATACTCAAGATAACCACCCTTGGTTGAGCAAGGTACCTCCGCAAACTGATATTCTTATCACCCATTGCCCTCCG AAacatcatcttgatcttggtctcgggGACAGTAATCTCCTCCGTGAAGTTTGGCGCGTAAAGCCCCGTCTCCACGTCTTCGGCCACGTCCACTTTGGCTACGGTGAAGAATCAGCCTTCTTCGATGCCTTCCAGGAGACTTACGAACGTATCATGTCACGGCCTCGTCGCGGTCTGATCCGAGACTTCATCCCTAACGAGGCTTGGTTGGATTATCTGCGTTTTCTAGCCCAAGGTCTTCATACCGTGGCTTGGAAGTGGCTAATGTCAGGTCCTGGAAGTAACAATGGTAGTCTCATGGTAAATGCTGCGCAGATGAAAGGCAACTCGGGCAAAGTCAAGAGTAGGGCGATTGTTGTTGAAATTTGA
- a CDS encoding related to IST2 protein yields the protein MSNLKDLYSQSGDESQTSNFGVDFVIHYKVPPSERAEAEAGFVQLVQALTTVGLATEVRHGDNNSLLVFVKVASPDLFAKQVYRARLADWLHGVRVSAPHSDVRQALHDEPVVEAERLRLIYIMITKPRNEGGAGITPSNAKWKYVESIFPLHSHKFNKDWIKKWSSKYILEQSDIDDIRDKFGESVAFYFAFLRSYFRFLVIPSGFGFVAWLLLGQFSFLYTLLCGLWSVVFLEYWKKQEIDLAVQWGVRGVSSIQQARPEFEWDREAEDPVTGEVVKVYEPMKRIKTQLLQIPFALACVIALGALIVTCNSLEVFINEVYNGPGKQYLGFLPTILLVLGTPTISGLLMSAAEKLNSMENYATVDAHDAALIQKQFVLNFMTSYMALFFTAFVYIPFGHVLVPFLEFWRKTAQVVTFSEKPLPTREFQINPARISNQMFYFTVTAQIVNFATEVVVPYLKREALEKAKALKSQPKVQDDHEEEAEFLERVRKESALETYDVSGDYREMVMQFGYVSMFSVAWPLAACCFLVNNWVELRSDALKIATSSRRPIPWRTDSIGPWLTALSFISWLGSITSSAIVYLCSGARGNGNHGEPSPLKAWGLLLSILLAEHFYLVVQLAVRFVLGKLDSPGVQKERKERFLMKRKLLEENIGQGASEESSVPGIDHSEKITREALEEEARQTSIRGHGTPEEMFWQRQRGMNETIDVGRRMIEQQKAAAEKNGKAKSAVPSMKVA from the exons ATGTCCAATTTAAAGGACCTTTACAGCCAATCTGGCGACGAGAGCCAGACAAGCAACTTTGG CGTCGATTTTGTCATTCACTACAAGGTCCCGCCCTCAG AACGcgcagaagctgaagccgGCTTTGTCCAGCTCGTCCAAGCCCTCACCACCGTTGGTCTGGCCACCGAAGTTCGCCACGGCGACAACAACTCCCTCCTCGTCTTTGTCAAAGTCGCTTCCCCCGACCTCTTCGCGAAGCAAGTCTACCGCGCCCGTCTTGCCGACTGGCTGCACGGCGTTCGAGTCTCAGCCCCCCATAGCGACGTCAGACAGGCTCTTCACGATGAGCCCGTAGTTGAAGCAGAGCGCCTGCGATTGATCTACATCATGATAACGAAGCCACGTAACGAAGGTGGTGCTGGAATTACTCCGTCCAATGCAAAATGGAAGTACGTTGAGTCCATATTTCCTTTGCACAGTCACAAATTCAACAAGGATTGGATCAAGAAATGGAGCAGCAAGTATATCTTGGAGCAAAGCGACATCGACGACATTCGAGACAAGTTTGGCGAAAGCGTTGCCTTCTACTTCGCCTTCCTGCGATCCTACTTCcgcttcctcgtcatcccCTCTGGTTTCGGCTTTGTCGCGTGGCTTCTGCTCGGCCAGTTCTCTTTCCTCTATACCCTGCTCTGCGGTCTCTGGTCTGTCGTCTTCCTCGAGTactggaagaagcaagagatcGACCTTGCCGTGCAATGGGGTGTCCGAGGTGTGTCCAGTATCCAGCAGGCGAGACCAGAGTTTGAGTGGGATCGCGAAGCTGAGGACCCCGTCACTGGCGAAGTTGTCAAGGTGTATGAGCCCATGAAGCGCATCAAGACTCAATTGCTTCAGATACCCTTTGCTCTAGCTTGTGTTATTGCTTTGGGTGCTCTGATTGTGACCTGCAACTCCCTTGaggtcttcatcaacgaAGTCTACAATGGTCCTGGCAAGCAGTATCTG GGCTTCTTGCCAACCATTCTTCTGGTTCTGGGTACACCTACTATTTCTGGCCTGCTCATGAGCGCTGCTGAGAAACTGAACTCAATGGAGAACTATGCTACTGTTGACG CCCATGATGCTGCCCTCATCCAAAAACAATTCGTCCTCAACTTCATGACCTCTTATATGGCTCTTTTCTTCACAGCATTCGTCTACATTCCCTTCGGCCATGTCCTGGTACCTTTCCTCGAATTCTGGAGAAAGACAGCCCAGGTTGTCACCTTCAGCGAGAAGCCGCTTCCGACAAGGGAATTTCAGATTAACCCTGCTCGAATTAGCAACCAAATGTTCTATTTCACAGTCACAGCTCAGATCGTGAACTTTGCTACCGAGGTTGTGGTACCCTACCTCAAGCGAGAGGCGCTCGAGAAAGCCAAGGCCCTCAAGTCCCAGCCAAAGGTTCAGGACGACCacgaggaggaagccgaATTCCTTGAACGTGTACGCAAGGAGAGTGCTCTCGAGACGTACGATGTCTCGGGAGACTACCGTGAGATGGTCATGCAGTTCG GCTATGTCTCCATGTTCTCGGTCGCTTGGCCACTTGCAGCTTGCTGTTTCCTCGTCAACAACTGGGTTGAGTTGAGATCCGATGCCCTCAAGATTGCCACCAGCAGCCGACGACCAATCCCGTGGCGAACCGACTCAATTGGACCCTGGTTAACCGCACTGAGCTTTATTTCTTGGCTCGGTAGTATCACCAGCTCTGCTATTGTGTACTTGTGCAGCGGCGCCCGAGGTAACGGAAACCATGGTGAACCATCGCCTCTCAAGGCTTGGGGCCTGCTGCTCAGCATTCTTTTGGCTGAGCATTTCTACCTGGTTGTCCAACTCGCGGTCCGCTTTGTTCTCGGCAAGTTGGACAGCCCGGGCGTGCAGAAGGAGCGCAAGGAGCGTTTcctgatgaagagaaaactTCTCGAAGAGAACATTGGCCAAGGTGCATCGGAAGAGTCTTCAGTTCCAGGCATTGATCACAGTGAGAAGATTACTCGCGAAGctttggaggaggaggcccGACAGACTTCCATCCGAGGTCATGGAACGCCCGAGGAGAT GTTCTGGCAACGCCAGAGAGGTATGAACGAGACCATTGATGTCGGACGCAGAATGATTGAGCAGCAG AAAGCCGCCGCGGAAAAGAATGGAAAGGCCAAATCTGCCGTGCCAAGCATGAAGGTCGCTTGA
- a CDS encoding related to endo-1,6-alpha-D-mannanase — MHIPWADLFTGTTFITSVKPSTQARGVTTYTEKAVTAIQVLNEEFYNSATGVWDNAWWSSANIITTLSDFSTLRLEEANKLNIGGVLATTYENAQKTTVHTMKTMTNGLVASSYCIDSSSGCMMKRGFLGKRGFDDFLNEFYDDEGWWALAWIRASDATGNDQYLEAAIDIFNDMQTGTNTPCGGGIRWKKEGEDGSGYVNAIANELYLATAASLARRVSKNSTFLDIAKKQWNWFSDSGMINEKGLINDGLNGECKNNGLQTWSYNQGVILGALVELSLATGDDAYTDKAHKIAYAAIKELTNKDGILIESDGCETKEGHCGADGQQFKGIFVRNLRYLHTVSPKPLYRRFITKNAISIWKKSRSKDNKLGVSWAGPYIDATGPSHSSALDAIVAAIAVSNL, encoded by the exons ATGCATATCCCCTGGGCGGATCTATTTACTGGGACGACTTTCATTACTTCAGTCAAACCTTCAACACAAGCTCGAGGCGTCACCACATATACTGAAAAGGCAGTTACTGCTATCCAAGTTCTAAATGAAGAATTCTATAATTCTGCCACCGGTGTGTGGGATAATGCTTGGTGGTCGAGTGCAAAT atCATAACCACGCTCTCTGATTTCTCAACTCTACGCCTCGAAGAAGCCAACAAGTTAAATATCGGAGGAGTTCTCGCCACAACCTACGAAAACGCCCAAAAGACAACGGTCCATACCATGAAGACAATGACAAACGGCCTCGTTGCTTCTTCCTACTGTATAGACTCAAGCTCAGGCTGTATGATGAAGCGGGGTTTCTTGGGAAAGCGTGGTTTCGACGACTTCCTCAACGAGTTTTACGACGACGAAGGCTGGTGGGCTCTGGCGTGGATCAGGGCATCAGATGCAACTGGCAATGACCAGTATCTCGAGGCTGCtatcgacatcttcaacgatATGCAGACCGGTACAAACACACCTTGCGGCGGTGGTATAAGGTGGAAGAAGGAGGGAGAGGATGGCTCAGGCTACGTCAATGCGATTGCAAACGAACTATATCTCGCAACTGCTGCTTCGTTAGCACGACGCGTTTCAAAGAACAGCACGTTCCTCGACATAGCCAAGAAGCAGTGGAACTGGTTCTCCGACAGTGGCATGATCAACGAGAAGGGACTTATTAACGATGGGTTGAACGGCGAATGCAAGAATAACGGTCTTCAGACTTGGAGTTACAACCAAGGAGTCATTCTGGGCGCTCTCGTCGAACTTTCGCTTGCCACGGGAGACGACGCTTACACCGACAAAGCTCACAAGATCGCTTATGCTGCCATTAAGGAACTTACCAACAAAGATGGTATCCTTATCGAGAGTGACGGTTGTGAGACCAAGGAGGGCCACTGCGGCGCAGACGGACAGCAGTTCAAAGGTATCTTTGTCAGAAACCTCCGATACTTGCACACTGTTTCACCAAAGCCCTTGTACCGTCGCTTTATCACCAAGAACGCCATCTCCATTTGGAAGAAGAGCCGCAGCAAAGACAACAAGCTAGGCGTTTCCTGGGCTGGGCCCTATATCGACGCCACTGGCCCCTCGCACAGCAGTGCTTTGGATGCTATAGTAGCAGCGATTGCAGTTTCAAACTTATGA
- a CDS encoding related to tubulin-folding cofactor D (chaperone) — translation MDAPEADVDIKLQKISADLLGDFDRSLPNFLWKPDGHGGTRVRSRVRAKEIFRLTNTLLDPFQELPQLLDPYLPKWIPLLAEAFLKHLQTRHRGKTLSSRSKLLVSVEFAICKIIYTFCKIRGEKIIVRFLNVEAKYLELLLSAIEESEQASVDDVALGKWSWEERYVVLLWLSHLLLAPFDLSTISSVDLQDVTVPEIPGLVWPENLPAITVRVIPLAIKYLGTPGKERDAAKALLVRMSIRRDMQQLGVLESLINWSLASLRPKKDQALQKTYFYLGVLSFLAGVLRASSDTSDMNPYLSTIFYAIHEISTGENALSKAIISLALARKMILKVIRSVVVLRLRQTPQNMASTELTETAIGYLLESVSDNDTPVRLAASKSLSIITLKLDPDMASQVVEAVLESLNRNVLWTKPAGGKPVRDLSAVNNLEWHGLMLTLSHLLYRRSPPTEQLSDIIHALLLGLSFEQRSMSGGSVGTNVRDAACFGIWALARRYASSELLAIPTHSVFAAKAHPATSSILQVLATELVVTASLDPAGNIRRGASAALQELVGRHPDTVEQGIWVVQTVDYHAVARRSRAIEEVAVNATRLASQYGEAIIDTLLGWRGIGDLDAASRRVSGAAFGVLTYELSDIKSGDSLARFKVIIQLLTDRLKTLQPRQVEERHGLLLCFASVLDKFPALFIPSAEKNSLELIDEILSTVSGALENLQSTAYRKPELLAEAASRLVVSALPILQISILGADSQQTLCPGRELLHPGNGSGYLGLVSALDSCDKDRSAVVARLISALRTIIPTWLNRSEQETIEPTAAASLILLILSKPVDRETLLRGWAETVQHRPTSRTSVHGVGYFSALTVAQPLVSSSGDVACQAILERWTWDSEVETRVAILQSLAQSNVLHNKPLAFLQLIAEGLDDYTTNARGDVGSHVRVHALRAVKTLWSKLDDSIVQGEWEKASVQALFFSVLRLAAEKLDRVRPEAQAAVALVLENGHAKHFRELTFSSRAYFESLLELQAGARLRPLLGDVAKGDTEKWMTELMSGFVGSADTGNEDLVIASRAALCDFCEANHENLDLICHAMLQNLKSRQGQDRVIVPTLEIIAFLFQMQLFQKSGVNLRSLCMQTQKASYKTGNVRKLEACIKVYCGIASMAGQEGAETGVQEARKRLGALLHHPWPKVRSMVVDGLWGVLEEEEEIAQKLKGVDWGQAGKVQIKTAVEELRLG, via the exons ATGGACGCACCAGAAGCAGATGTCGATATCAAGCTCCAGAAGATCTCAGCGGATCTTCTGGGGGACTTTGACCGCTCTCTGCCAAATTTCCTGTGGAAGCCTGATGGCCACGGCGGCACAAGAGTGCGCTCGCGGGTGCGGGCAAAGGAGATATTCCGACTTACCAATACT CTCCTAGATCCATTCCAAGAACTTCCTCAGCTGTTGGATCCCTACCTGCCCAAGTGGATTCCCCTCCTTGCTGAGGCGTTTCTCAAGCACCTCCAAACTCGCCATCGTGGAAAAACACTCTCATCACGCTCTAAGCTCTTGGTCTCCGTTGAGTTTGCCATATGTAAAATCATATACACATTTTGCAAGATCCGTGGCGAAAAGATCATTGTGCGTTTTCTCAATGTTGAAGCCAAGTATCTAGAGTTGCTCCTCTCTGCCATTGAAGAGTCTGAGCAAGCTTCCGTTGATGACGTTGCTCTCGGGAAATGGTCGTGGGAGGAACGATATGTCGTTCTTTTGTGGCTTTCGCATCTCTTGCTGGCTCCCTTTGACCTCTCCACCATATCTTCCGTCGACTTGCAAGATGTTACAGTGCCAGAGATCCCAGGCCTGGTCTGGCCTGAGAACCTGCCTGCCATTACCGTACGTGTGATTCCTCTTGCTATCAAGTACCTTGGTACTCCCGGAAAGGAAAGGGACGCTGCAAAGGCTCTGTTGGTGAGAATGTCTATTCGTCGCGATATGCAGCAGCTTGGCGTCCTCGAAAGCCTCATAAACTGGTCCCTTGCTTCTCTACGCCCAAAGAAGGACCAGGCGCTACAAAAAACATACTTCTATCTAGGAGTCCTATCGTTCCTAGCCGGTGTGTTGCGAGCGTCGTCGGATACATCTGACATGAATCCTTATCTTTCGACTATCTTCTATGCTATCCACGAAATCTCCACTGGCGAAAATGCGCTCTCTAAAGCGATTATCTCGTTAGCCTTGGCAAGGAAAATGATTCTGAAGGTCATTCGATCTGTGGTTGTTTTGCGCCTCCGCCAGACACCACAAAATATGGCCAGCACTGAGCTTACGGAGACAGCTATTGGGTATTTGCTTGAATCTGTATCTGACAACGATACACCAGTACGGCTTGCAGCAAGCAAGTCTTTGAGTATCATCACTTTGAAGTTAGATCCCGATATGGCTTCTCAGGTTGTCGAGGCTGTTCTTGAATCACTGAACCGAAATGTCCTCTGGACAAAACCCGCTGGGGGCAAACCCGTCAGAGACTTGTCTGCTGTGAATAACCTCGAATGGCATGGGCTCATGCTCACATTATCACACTTACTCTATCGAAGATCACCGCCTACTGAACAATTATCCGATATTATCCATGCTCTGCTGCTTGGCCTGTCATTCGAGCAGCGAAGTATGTCTGGAGGTAGTGTTGGAACCAATGTGCGAGATGCTGCTTGTTTTGGTATTTGGGCCCTCGCCCGCCGATACGCAAGCTCTGAGCTCCTAGCGATTCCAACACACTCCGTCTTTGCAGCCAAAGCTCATCCGGCAACAAGTTCGATCCTCCAAGTCCTTGCAACAGAACTCGTTGTGACTGCTTCTCTGGACCCTGCGGGAAACATTAGACGCGGTGCATCGGCTGCCTTGCAAGAACTTGTTGGACGACATCCGGATACTGTTGAGCAGGGTATTTGGGTGGTTCAAACTGTCGATTACCACGCTGTTGCACGACGTTCCAGAGCAATCGAGGAGGTTGCGGTAAACGCGACTCGTCTTGCAAGCCAGTATGGCGAGGCCATCATTGATACCCTCCTAGGCTGGAGAGGTATCGGCGACCTTGACGCTGCTTCAAGACGCGTATCTGGTGCCGCTTTTGGAGTCCTCACCTATGAGTTATCAGACATCAAATCCGGGGACTCTCTTGCCCGGTTCAAAGTCATTATTCAACTGCTGACTGATCGCCTCAAAACGCTTCAACCTCGTCAGGTCGAGGAGAGACACGGTCTGTTGCTATGTTTTGCCTCTGTACTCGACAAATTCCCAGCCTTGTTCATCCCAAGCGCAGAAAAGAATAGCCTGGAGCTGATTGATGAAATACTATCAACGGTCTCAGGGGCGTTGGAGAACTTGCAGTCAACTGCTTATCGAAAACCGGAATTGCTCGCCGAAGCCGCAAGCCGCCTAGTCGTTTCAGCATTGCCTATTTTGCAAATTTCAATTCTGGGCGCGGATTCACAACAAACCCTTTGTCCAGGCCGAGAGCTCCTTCATCCGGGGAATGGGTCAGGCTATTTGGGTCTCGTATCTGCACTCGATTCGTGCGATAAGGACCGAAGTGCGGTGGTAGCACGACTGATCTCGGCATTACGCACCATTATCCCAACCTGGCTGAACCGCAGCGAGCAAGAAACAATTGAGCCAACTGCTGCTGCATCCTTGattcttctcattctttcTAAACCAGTTGATAGAGAGACACTCCTGAGAGGATGGGCCGAAACTGTCCAACACCGCCCAACAAGCAGAACCTCAGTACATGGGGTTGGTTACTTTTCTGCACTTACAGTCGCGCAGCCTCTGGTAAGCTCGTCTGGGGATGTGGCCTGCCAGGCGATCCTAGAGCGTTGGACATGGGATAGCGAAGTTGAGACTCGTGTCGCCATCTTGCAGAGCTTGGCTCAAAGCAATGTTCTGCATAACAAGCCTCTGGCTTTTCTACAGTTGATCGCTGAGGGTTTGGACGATTATACTACGAATGCCCGAGGAGATGTTGGATCGCACGTCCGTGTGCACGCTCTGAGAGCCGTGAAGACCTTGTGGAGTAAGCTTGATGATTCAATTGTGCAAGGCGAATGGGAGAAGGCTTCCGTGCAGGCTCTATTCTTCAGTGTCCTTCGTCTTGCTGCAGAGAAACTCGACCGTGTACGACCTGAAGCTCAGGCCGCAGTTGCATTGGTTCTAGAAAACGG CCACGCGAAGCACTTCCGCGAACTCACTTTCTCTTCCAGGGCCTACTTTGAGagtctccttgagcttcaggcGGGCGCTCGTCTTCGCCCAttgcttggcgatgttgcTAAAGGAGACACAGAGAAATGGATGACAGAACTCATGTCTGGGTTTGTGGGATCTGCAGACACGGGCAATGAGGACCTTGTCATTGCTAGTCGAGCAGCGCTCTGCGACTTCTGTGAGGCCAACCACGAGAACCTAGACCTTATCTGTCACGCGATGTTACAGAATCTAAAGTCCCGACAGGGCCAGGATAGGGTGATCGTGCCAACCCTAGAGATCATTGCATTCCTTTTCCAGATGCAGCTCTTCCAGAAGAGCGGCGTCAACCTTCGTAGCTTGTGCATGCAGACACAAAAGGCGAGCTACAAAACAGGCAACGTCCGAAAGCTCGAAGCGTGCATCAAAGTCTATTGCGGTATTGCGTCAATGGCTGGCCAGGAAGGCGCTGAGACAGGTGTCCAAGAAGCTAGGAAACGCTTGGGTGCTCTGTTGCATCATCCCTGGCCCAAGGTCAGGAGcatggttgttgatggcctGTGGGGTGTgcttgaagaggaggaagaaatcGCACAGAAGTTGAAGGGTGTTGACTGGGGCCAAGCCGGGAAAGTGCAGATCAAAACTGCAGTTGAAGAACTGAGATTGGGCTAG